The Spirochaetota bacterium genomic interval TATGTTAAAATATATTATCATTATAGTTTACAGGGGCTACTTGTGAGATGTACTCTCGTACTTTTTTTAAGTCAAATATATAATTTCTAAAACTAGCAACCCGGTCAAGAGTAACTTCAAAAAAAGATTTATTAATATCTTGAGATTTCGACTTTTCAAAGGTTGTTGATGATTCGAAGAGATCGTGTATCGATAATAATGAATTGGATGGATTGGAGATAAACTCACGAAGTTTTGCACAATCCCATATTTGAGTAGATTCAACATCTTCTCCTTTCGCCTTTGTCCTAAAAATGACTCTATTGCTAAATGCAATACCACCGAGACGTCCGATACCCCTAAAACCACGATAGCCTCTTCCAGCTTTATTGCTACTTCCTATTCCGCTCAATACTTCTTCTGCCTTGCGAGCCTTAATGCCCGGACCATTATCATAAATTACTATTCGTTTATCTTCTGGGAAAAGAGTGACATTAACTTGCTTGCCCCTTTTATCTAGACTCGCATCAATAGAATCTACTGCATTCTGAATATACTCGCGATAAATCGACAATGGATCATTATACATTCCAGAAGTTAATGTCTCAAGAAGGTACATACCAGCTTTAAACGATGATTGTGATTTCATATAGAATTCCTAAGCCTCTAAATCTAATAATGCACTGTAATCGTTCTTTTCAGGTCTTTTGGGGATATAATATGTAAGGATCGAATGTAATTTTTTATTTTTTATAGACGCAATTGAATTCATCAAACCTTTTCTCGATGGGTTGCCACATAAGATGGAAAGCAATTCATCCCTTTCGTTCTGTGTTAGTTTTCTAAACTTATTCTTCCAATCGATCTCTGCCGTTTGTAGTTCCCTACCGCGATTCATTAATATTGATTCAGGCATGTAAAGTATTTCTCGAAATTCTTTTTCGCTTTCACCAAATGCACGATAAAAGAAATCTTCTCTAGGCATCACTGCACCTTTTAATACATTAAGAATTCTTTGAACTCCTCTAATGAACTGCCAATTCCAATTTGGGCTGCTAATATATTTTCTATTAGTATCCAACAGCGGAATATATTTCATAGGAAATGAATAAATATTTAAACCGTATTTACGATTAAGCTGTATATTTATCTCAAGACGTTTCCACAATTCCTCTGGACTATCGTTATAATTATATAGAATATAATTAGAAAGGTTCTGAATTCCGTTTTGTGCAGCAAGTTCTACACCTCTCCGATAAACACTTTCAAGCTTTATCGAATCAAATGCAATTCTAAGGGGATTTATAGCTATCTTTGCTAACGTATGTATGTTTTTTTCATCAATTCTTCTGGCATCTACACCTTGGTTAAAATCGACATGCCTCTGTTTATTATTGAGCTTAGAATTTTTCTCAAATCCAAGTTCCATAATATCTCTAATTATTTTATTAAATGACTTTGATGCAAGGATATTGTTATCCATCAATACAAGATGCGTTTTTTCACCATACTTGTTTTTTATGCCATTCACGTATTCTTTTATGTTTATATAGTCTTGAAATTGTGGCTCGATTTCAGGTACTCCACAAAATTTGCACTTATTTTTACAGCCGCGCGTGCTATAACCCAGGTAACTATCGCCTACTAGTGAATATTTAAATGGCGTGTCATTGAATAGCGAATAGTCTGGGATTAGTTCATCAACTATAATTTCATTATCATCTCCCAGCATGCCCGGCCTATTAAGAAGCCCCTTAATTGGTACAACGCCAGTAGCTTCCCATAAATCATCATATTTTAAAGTAGCTAATATCCCCCCAACTTTAATCCTATCAATGTCATCAATGATAGCTTTGTAAAAATTAATCGTATCGACAGTAATTTTCCAATTATAGGTGAAAAGTGTTGAGATGTAAACTCTATCCCACTGTTGCAAAAAGGGATAAGAAGCATTAATTCCCTTATGGAAAAAAACATTATCGCCTAGTTGTTTATGATAAGAAGAAATTTTCATGAGCCCGACGGGAGGATACTTTGTCTTATAATCGGGCTCGACGAGCAGGATATTTCTATTCATATTTGAAAGACACCATCATTCAATATCATTTTATAATCAAGTATTTTAAAGTGATATAAATTAAATCAAATCGAATAATACGTATTTACGTAAATACGTCAAGCAAAATTCGAAAATATTCATGATTGACATTGATTTAATTGGCAGGTATTTTCGCATTTATGAAAGAGAAGAATCCTAAAGAAGAAAAGCTGATAAGACCAACAGTCGCTTTCTCCGCAGAAGAAAATAAGCTGATAGATTATTATTGTATAGATTTTGATATTAATAAGGGAGAATTCTTAAGAAGGGCTGCGCTTTATTGTATCACTAATAAAATCGACCTTAGAAAATAGTTATAAATCAATAAACATAATAAATCTTTCCCTAAGCAAGCTCCACCATACAGCGTATGACGGGAATTTCCTGGGCATCAACCCGGACTACCGGATAGAAATCCGCGCCGACATACTCAAGGAGCAAGACGGCCCTATGCTGAAACACGGCTTGCAGGGCTTGCATGAAACAAAGATCATCCTTCCCTACCACGAGAGCGAACGCCCGGACCAGGGATTTCTTGAGAGGCGCTATGTGCAATTCAAGAAGGCGGTATAAACAGGAATCGCATGCCCCTGCGCAAGCAATCTACAAAGGGTTTTCCTGTTGACATCCCCTCATCAACCGATACAATTCGAATCGCAGCGGGAAGAAATACCCCATGACCACCCTTACGGAAACATCGATCGATCCGAAAATCAAGGCGGCCCTGAAAGCCGCCAAGGCGAAGATCACCGCGCACTTCGACGTCGAGACCATGATTCTCTTCGGCTCGGTCGCCCGGGGTGATGGCGACGAAGAATCGGACGCGGATATTCTCGTCCTCACCAGGCGACTTCTTACCCGGGAAGAGCGTCATGGAATTACCGACATCGTGTTCGAAATCAACCTGGAAATGGGTACGAACCTCTCGACCGTGGTAGTGGACAGCGAATCATGGGAACATGGCATGTATTCGGTGCTTCCCCTGCGCAGTGAAATCCGCAGAGACGGCATCCTCATATGACCCTTGACTCCCTTCGCGAAAAGACCATTGCATATTGGCGTAATGAAGCTGTCCTGTGCATGGAATCCGCCCGTCGCGAACTGGACGCGGGTGCGTAACCACGGATCACCCACCATGAAACTACTCAAAATCATTACCGTAGCTACAATCACAATTCTCCTCACCCTCCCCCTCCACGCCGACATGGTCTTCATGCTCTACGGCTTCAAGATCGGGCAGAACATTTCCAATCCCACGAACCAGCTTGGCGCGCCGATAAAAACGCATAAGTTCGACGACGGGTACGTGTCCCACGTGTATAAAATGAGCGACCACGTCCTGATAGTCACCGCCGATAACACCAGGCCCGAGCTCATATGGGCGATCCAGCTCGAGGGGAAGAGCAATCCCCGGGGGCTGGGGCTGGGCGGGATCGACCTGGGCGATCCCGTGCGCACGGTGATCGAAAGATACGGACAGCCCGATAAAAAAACCCCGGCGGTGGACGAGGCCACCGGGAAGCCCGTGGAGAACGTCGTCTACTATGCGTACCACCGGAACGGCAACTTCAGCCTGGAAGCCAGGGACGACAGGGTCACGAGCATCAAGATCGCGTACAACGGCCCCGACGCGAAGAGGACCGATAAAATCGATTTCAGGAAATTTCTGGAAACCGTGCGCGCGAAGGACCTGAACGCGATAGGCCGCTACATCTATGCGGATTTCGCCCTGAACACCCCGACCGAATCCCACCGGATACGCACGTCGATCATCCACGCGCTTGCGAACGATCCCGCGATCCGCGAAATCTTCTTCGACCCGGACCACGGCGTGGCGTCGCTCCGGGACGGCGACGTCGTCTCCTCGGCCCTGCGGATCCAGATGAATCCCGGCAACACGGGGTACGTGTACAAAGTCACGAAGAACGGGCGCAGATACGAGCTCTTCTTCGTCGACGGCTACGAAGGGTGGGTGCTGAAATATATCTACGTGGAAAAATAACCGTCTATAAAGGCCCGTCGTATCCGCATGGTCCGATACGCTTTCCTTAAAATGCTTGCCGGTCGCACCTTATTCCGTACCATGTGATGTTCGGATATTTGAATGGAGAACCCAATTTGACCCACCCCCTCGACATCCACACTATCTTCATCGAGTTGACGAACAAGTGCAACTTCCGGTGCAACTTCTGCCCCATCGACCGGACCAACCGCGCCCCGGGTGAGATGGATTTTACTCTTTTTAAAAGGGTCATAGACGAGATCGCCGATACACGAATTTCCGGGAGGATCGCCTTTCACCTGCTGGGCGAACCGCTCATGGCGGAAAACATATACCGGGCCATCGAGTACGTGAAATCGAGGGGCCTGGAGGCCGCGCTGTGCACGAACGGATCGCTGCTTACCCCGGACGTTACCCGGCAGATAATAAATGCCCATCCCGATACCCTGAGCATCTCCCTTGAAACGACGGACGCCGGGGAGCACTCCTCGCGGGGATCGGTTGTGAAGTTTGAAGACTATTACGCGGCAATCCTGGACGCGCTGGCCCTTATGCACGGGAACGCCCGCTTTCCGGTCACCCTCACCCTCATGAACACCTCCTCCAGGAAGTTCTTCGACCTGGACGGAACCATAGGGGTGAACGTGCGGGAAACGAGGTTCAGGGAGAAGCTGGTCTCACTGGCGGGCGACGTGAGACGGACCCTGCACGAAGAACACGATGCGGGCCGCGTCGACCGGCTTCTGCGGAAATTATATTTGAACAGGTCCAGGAACCTCTGGATCAACGACAGGATTAAGATTTACATCCAGCTCATCGCCGACTGGGGAAACGCGTTTACCGCGAAAAAGATCCATCCCGTCAGGATCGGTTGTTGCGGGTACACGTTGAACCGGATCGGGGTTTTGCAGGACGGCAGGGTGACGCTGTGCTGTGTCGACTATGACGGAAAGACTTCAATCGGGAACGTCAACGATTCCCCCCTGAACGAAATACTGCGATCGAATCTTGCGCACGAGATCAGGGAAGGATACAAAAGGAACAGGGTGGTCCATCCGCACTGCCGCGTGTGCATGGGCGATCCCAGCCGCGTAAAGGCCGCGATAAAGGGGCTGCTCAGCATCTACCTCTTCAAGCTGCGCGCGCACCCCCTGGACGCCGCGGACGTGAGATTGTGGTGACGCGTGAGGGAATGGAGACACGGGCGGAGCCTTACCATTTCAATCCCGAAATATTCTCCATTGTTCTATTCATGCGCATGGCGACCTCCCCGGCGGCGCTTCCCGTCGCGGAGGATATTCACACCCATAGCGGCAAAACCCGGAAAGGCAAGGAAAGTGGATGCTGAATATAGGCGGTGTGGGCGGCAAATATTTTTGCGGCTGTCGAGTCGAGGGGGGGCCGATGCGCCCCTACTTCGCACCCTGTGC includes:
- a CDS encoding nucleotidyltransferase domain-containing protein, producing MTTLTETSIDPKIKAALKAAKAKITAHFDVETMILFGSVARGDGDEESDADILVLTRRLLTREERHGITDIVFEINLEMGTNLSTVVVDSESWEHGMYSVLPLRSEIRRDGILI
- a CDS encoding cobalamin-binding domain-containing protein gives rise to the protein MKISSYHKQLGDNVFFHKGINASYPFLQQWDRVYISTLFTYNWKITVDTINFYKAIIDDIDRIKVGGILATLKYDDLWEATGVVPIKGLLNRPGMLGDDNEIIVDELIPDYSLFNDTPFKYSLVGDSYLGYSTRGCKNKCKFCGVPEIEPQFQDYINIKEYVNGIKNKYGEKTHLVLMDNNILASKSFNKIIRDIMELGFEKNSKLNNKQRHVDFNQGVDARRIDEKNIHTLAKIAINPLRIAFDSIKLESVYRRGVELAAQNGIQNLSNYILYNYNDSPEELWKRLEINIQLNRKYGLNIYSFPMKYIPLLDTNRKYISSPNWNWQFIRGVQRILNVLKGAVMPREDFFYRAFGESEKEFREILYMPESILMNRGRELQTAEIDWKNKFRKLTQNERDELLSILCGNPSRKGLMNSIASIKNKKLHSILTYYIPKRPEKNDYSALLDLEA
- a CDS encoding radical SAM/SPASM domain-containing protein, which encodes MFGYLNGEPNLTHPLDIHTIFIELTNKCNFRCNFCPIDRTNRAPGEMDFTLFKRVIDEIADTRISGRIAFHLLGEPLMAENIYRAIEYVKSRGLEAALCTNGSLLTPDVTRQIINAHPDTLSISLETTDAGEHSSRGSVVKFEDYYAAILDALALMHGNARFPVTLTLMNTSSRKFFDLDGTIGVNVRETRFREKLVSLAGDVRRTLHEEHDAGRVDRLLRKLYLNRSRNLWINDRIKIYIQLIADWGNAFTAKKIHPVRIGCCGYTLNRIGVLQDGRVTLCCVDYDGKTSIGNVNDSPLNEILRSNLAHEIREGYKRNRVVHPHCRVCMGDPSRVKAAIKGLLSIYLFKLRAHPLDAADVRLW